TTAAGTAATTTTATCATCATTCCGTTTTTTGTCTGGTCATTGATATTGTATTTCAAATCCATAAAAATTACAAATAATTTCACAAATTTCAAGACAATTCTTACTTTGGGTTTGGCGTTTCTTTTAATGTATTTGGAATCAATGTTTTATGATTTGACCACAAGTATTCCATTACAATTTCTGTATCATTAGATTTGATTTTCATTTCAAAACATACTCTGACACTACAAAATTGATAATTTTTTTACATTTTCTTTGAAATTAAATTATTTTCAATGTTTTTCAAATTTTTATAATCTCACAATTTTTTTCCATTTGAATTGATTTTTCATATCCATCTCAAAAAATCAAACAAAATCACAATTCATGCCTGAGACAATTGGACAAAAGTCCACAAAAGTTTGATTTTTGTCCAATTGTTTGTCTATTTTTGTGGATTTTCACGCCTGAAAAAAACCACAAAATGGACAAATCCACAATTTCCCTATATTATGGGTGGTTGTGTCTGTTTGTTTGTGATTATTTTTGTGAAATTATTGTTTTATAGATTAAATTAGTTTAATGTAATTGATAACGCGCGCGTCTAGACGAAATTGTGTATCTTCTTTGTAGTTTATTGTAATGTAGTAATTATTGTTATAATTTTTCTTTTTCTTGTAATTGCTTGATGTAGTTAGGATCTGAGAACTTTTTTGCTTGTTCCTCAAATAGTTTGACAACTGAACTCTCCCAATCCTTATCTCTGGTTTTCAGGTTATTTTGCAGTGTTTGTATTGTATTTTCAAGCTCTTCAATTTTTTGTGTGTTCTCTTCTAGTTCTGAGATTTTCTTGTTTTGCTTGTCTATCTTTATCTGGTTTCTAAAGTCCTCTCCAATTGTTATCTTTGGTTCAAGCTCAATGTATTTCTCTAATCTGTCCTCATTGCTTAGTCGATAATATTGCTCCATGTATCCGCTGTGTCCGATTAATGCATGTGCATATTCGAGTCCATGTGTGTTTGATGCTTGCGTCTCAAAAAATGCCCTAAAGGAGTGCAAAGTTATCTTGTGTACTGTAGAATTGTCATATTTTGCATCAAGTTCTGTTTTTTTCCTCAAATTCCAGAAATTCAGGATTTCATTGTCAACTGACTTTCTAATGTCCTTGTTTGCACTAAATACAAGCTCATCTTGATTCATTTTTTTAATGATTGGTAATAGGTAATGCTCTGCCTCCTTTGAAATGTATGTCTGGCGTTCTGTATTCTTTTTGGTGAGTTTTGCAGGGATGGTAATGCATATTCTTTCTTGAGAAAAATCAAAATCGCGCTTTTTTAACCCCATTGTCTCACCAATTCGCATTCCAGAACTAATCAGTACAGTATACAGTGCCTTTCTCTTTGGTTTTGAATTGTCAATTAATTTTCTGATTTCTGTCAGAGTAAGAGCATGTCTCATGTTTTTTGGATCCTCTGGTAGTGTAATGTCTCGTCTTAGATTGTAATGATTAATTCGTAACTGGTGATATGCAAAGTATTCTACTGCTGTCTGGTAGTATGCAACTGAAGTGCTTGCCTTTGAATCCTCGTGTTTCCAGTGAAGATACTTTTGAAACAAGTCAACCATTATTGATTCGTGTCTTGCCTCTGGCAGTTTCTTAATGTCCTCAATTACTTGCTCTGTAGAGTCCTTGCCAAACTTTGCAAATGCAAACTTGTCAAAGCTGAGCAGTGCTCCCTTGCAAAAATCAACTGTACTTGTAGACTTTGACTTGTTGAACTTGTTTGTGAGAAACTTGTCTCTGGATCTCAACACATCAAGATATCCCAACTCGTCAATCTTTTCTTGCTCAATCATTTGATGATATGGGGCGATCAAGGTATAAAAGAAATACTAACCCTTTAGAAAATTACTTGCTTATCTTTCTAACTCTTTGATTTTAGAAGCTGCAATCTCAGCTGCTCTTTTTCCAGAGTATAACATTGAACCAAATGTTGGTCCCATTCTTGCAAGACCATGTGTTTCTGTTACTGACATTCCTGCTGCAATTAATCCTGGGTATACCTCTCCTGTTTTGTGCACTACGTGTTCTTCTCCGTCATTTACAAACATTGGCTCCATTCCTTTCCATTTGGCCAATCCTCTATCCACTAATCTTTTTACTGCAACAGAATCATGACCTGAAGCATCAATGATAATTTTTGCTTCAAATGCAACTGGATCAACACATGTGATGTTTCGTGGCAATGCTGAAACTGGCATCCAATTAACAACAATCCCTGCTACTCTGCCATTTTTTAAAACTAAATCATCAAATTTTGTTAGTTGTAAAAATTTTACACCTGCATCACATGCTGCTGCAATTAATTTTGAAACTGCGTGTGGTCCTGGTGTCAAGTATAATCCATCTGCTACTTTTTTGTAAGGAACTCCCAACTCATCCCAAATTTTTTGAGCTGGTTCTCTAACTGTGACTGGATTCATCATATATCCTCCTAACCAATAACCTCCGCCAAGATAGTTGTTTTGCTCAATAACTAAAACTTTGTAACCCATGTTTGAAAGCTCTCTGCTTGCTGTCAAACCTGCTGGCCCTGCACCAATAATGATAACATCTGATTCTGCTCTATCAATTAACACATCATGAAATTCATTTGCAATTGCTCTTGTGATTTCAACTTCACGAACATCAGTAAATATTTTAGATGATTGTTCAGCAACTGTTGCTTCTTGCATGTCGATATTGTTTTTCTGAATAATTAATACTTTCCCACAAATTTTTCAAAAATTAGGTGATACTAATAATTTGATTGAGAATTCTTACTAACAATAGGAAAATTTAGTTCATTCCTGAAATTATTTCTCCTAAAACATCCCAATATCATAAATTTATAACCAAACAAAACCAATTTCAAATGTATTAACCGTGTCTGAATTAAAACAATCATCTCCTGAATCTGTAAAACCTAAAATTAATTGGGCAAGAATAGAAGAGGCAGATAACTTTGCTAAAACAGTAAAACTCTTCCGTCAAGGCAAATATGACGAAGATAGCTTTAGGCGTTTTAGACTCCAAAATGGGGCATATGGAACCAGAATGACTGGTGACTATGCTATGGTTAGAATAAAACTCCCAGCTGGTGAAATTTATCCTCAACAACTTGAAAAGATATCTCAATTAAGTGAACAGTATTCTATTGGCAGTGCTCATTTCTCAACTAGAGAAAATATCCAACTTCATTGGGTTATTCTTGAAGATGTTTCAGAAATTATGCGTGGTCTAGCTGACGTTGGATTGACATCCCGTGAAGCATGTGGTAATTCTGTTCGAAATGTAATGTGTAGTCCATTATCTGGTGTTTGCCAAGATGAAGAATTTGATGCAACCCCCTATGCACTAGCTACTGCAAAATTCTTTTTAAGAAATCCAATGGCCCAAAATCTCCCAAGAAAATTCAAATTCAATTTTACATGTTGTGAAAAACATGGAATGGTAAGAATGGTTGATGTTGGGTTAATTCCACAAACAAGACAACTTGATGGCTCTACTCAAAGAGGATTCAAAGTATTTCTTGGTGGTGGATTGGGAAACAGATCTTTTGTTGGTCATCAATTAGAAGAATTTACTCCAGAAGAAGACTTGCTCTATACTTCAATTGCTGTGATGAGAATATTTGATAGATTAGGGGATAGGAAGAATCTTGCCAGAAATAGAATGCGTTATCTAGTAAATGATATGGGATGGGAGAAATTCCAGAACCTTGTTCTTAAAGAACGTGCAATTGTTCGTGCAACACAGTCTATTGTAACACAACTAGATCTTGATCAAACCAAAGATGAAATTAAACGACCAATCCGAATCACTGATGAAAGTGGAAGTTCATTACCTGATGGTTATGCACGATGGCTAAAAACAACTACCGTGAAGCAAAAACAATCAGATTATCGTACAGTGTTTATCACTTTAGAAGCTGGTGATATTACATCAAATCAACTTCATGTGTTGGCAGATATTGTCAAGAACTTTTCCTCAGAAGGAAAAGCACGCGCAGGCTTTGTTCAAAATCTAGCATTACGCTATGTTCATGAAGATGATTTGCCAAGTTTGTACTCTAAACTTCTAGAGGTGGGATTGGCAAAGTCAGGATCATTAACAATGACTGCCCCTATTGGCTGTTCTGGAACCACCTCTTGTAACCTTGCATTGACAAACTCACATAGACTAGCCAAAGAAATCCAACGAAAATTCCTTGAACTAAAACTAGATGAAGATGAAGATTTGACAGATTCTTCAATTAAGATTAGTGGATGTCCAAATTCCTGTGGGCAACATGGAATTGCTACAATAGGATTCTTTGGTGGCGGGGCTCGTGTCGGAAAAGACATGTATCCAAATTATCAAATGTCTTTGGGTGGACGTTCTGATGGTGAAACAATGTTGGGTCTAACATGTTTGAGAGTTCCTGCAAAAAGAGTGATTCCTGTAATTCTAAAAATAATAGAAATATTCAAACAAAATAAAAAATCTGGTGATACTCTAAAATCCTGGGTTCACCGTGTTGTAAATAATAGTGAAGATTCAGAGATTAAATCCATCAATGATATCAAAAAAGTTTTGGAAACTATGGTCGTTCCTCCAACAAAAGAAGAAGATCCAGATTTTTATCTTGATTATGGCAGCGATACAAGTTATCATACCAAAACTGGTAAGGGTGAATGTGCTGCTTGACAAAATCTGGTAAAATAACAACTGATGTAGAAACTCTACGATCAGAAGTTCGAGACAAAAGTGTTAGAGTGATTGATGTTCGAAGAGAAGATGATTACAAACAAGATCATATTCCAACTGCAGTTAACTTGCCCTTGGCAACTTTGTTATCTGATGATAGTCCAGAAAAAGTTTTGAAGCTTGTAAATTCCATGGGAATTGATAATGAAACCCCTGTTGTAGTTTATGATGATACTTTTGGTGCTCTTGCATCAAGAGTTGCTTGGACACTAGAATACATTGGACATTCGGATGTTACTTTACTTGAAACTACTTATGGTAATTGGAAATCCATGGGGTTAGAATCTGATTCTCAAATCCCTGAAATTCAAAATAAAGAACACTCTCTAAATTTGCAACCTGAAATCTTGGCCACCTCTGATTACTTGGAGAGTGCAAAATCAAGAGATGATGTGATACTAATTGACAATAGAGAAAGATTGAACTATCTCGAGCAACATATCCCTGGAGCAATCAGCCTTCCATATAGAACTCTGGCCTCAAATGATAAAATTTTACGCTCAAAAGAGGACATGAAACGCCTACTAGATAATAGGGGCATTACTGGAAATTCTGAAATAATTACCTACTGTGGAAGCGTGGGCACCCTCTCTGGATTGGCATACTATGCACTAAAATCTGCTGATTTGCCAAATGCAAAATTATATGTACGCTCCTTTAAGGAATGGAAAAACCTCAACAAGCCTACTGAAAAACAGGCTGATGCAAACTATTGGGATTTATCTGCAGAATAATTAAGAGATCTCGTTTCTGAGTTTCTTTGTAATTGTAACTTCGACATTATCAAACAATACCAACATCTTATCTTTATTTTCAATAAGATAGTCTTGACCTCTGTCCTTTAATCTAATCTTCCATAATCTAATCTCTCTGTGTTCATCAAAGAAATTCTCAATCATTTGTTCTCCTGATTTACTTGGATCAATAAATTCATCAAAAATCTCAATTGTTTTATCTACATCTTCTTCTTCTATTGCTTCTCTAACTGATTGAATTGCTTGACTCAATTCTTTCAAATTCTTTACTGGTTTAGGTAATCTCTTCTTTGTAATTCCGAATAATCCTTTCTTTTCTTTTCCCATTTTTTCTGCAATGTTGGGTGCAAGATCATAAATTGGTATTTTACTTAGGCCATCACGTTTTTCATTTTGTATGATCAAACCTTTTTCTAATAATTTTCTTAATGCGCTTTCTGCATCTGCTTTATCAAGAAATGTTGTCCAGACAATTGCACCTAATGTATGGTATCCTTGTCTTATTGATTCCAAAACTACGACTTCTTGAATTCTCTTAAAGCCTTCTTCGATTCTGACATTTGCAAAGTCTTTATCTCTAATTGATTTTCTTGCATTTTTTACATCGATTTCTATCGAACGCTTTAATGCCTCAAGTGATTCTGGTACTTGATTAAGTAAAGAAAGAAAACATGCTTTGTTATACCATGCCATTCCGTAAGTTGGATCTGACTCTATAGCTTTTTCAACTGAATCAAGTGCTTTTGAATAATTTTTTTGTTCATAATGTACTAATCCTTTGAGATTCCAAGCTTCTGGATTTGTGACATCTATATCTAAAATTCTGTCATAAATTTTTAGAGCCTCTCCATGATCATCTATATGGAATCTGGCATATCCTAATTTCATCAAAGTTTCAACATTATTTGGATCAATTCTTAGTGCTTGTTCAAAAACTACAATTGCATCTTCTAATTTTTCATCT
The window above is part of the Nitrosopumilus sp. genome. Proteins encoded here:
- a CDS encoding tetratricopeptide repeat protein yields the protein MKKPFSKKSKDPEESISKKEEFEETSIVDSDYNRKKLFKKGINLMADEKLEDAIVVFEQALRIDPNNVETLMKLGYARFHIDDHGEALKIYDRILDIDVTNPEAWNLKGLVHYEQKNYSKALDSVEKAIESDPTYGMAWYNKACFLSLLNQVPESLEALKRSIEIDVKNARKSIRDKDFANVRIEEGFKRIQEVVVLESIRQGYHTLGAIVWTTFLDKADAESALRKLLEKGLIIQNEKRDGLSKIPIYDLAPNIAEKMGKEKKGLFGITKKRLPKPVKNLKELSQAIQSVREAIEEEDVDKTIEIFDEFIDPSKSGEQMIENFFDEHREIRLWKIRLKDRGQDYLIENKDKMLVLFDNVEVTITKKLRNEIS
- a CDS encoding sulfide-dependent adenosine diphosphate thiazole synthase; translation: MQEATVAEQSSKIFTDVREVEITRAIANEFHDVLIDRAESDVIIIGAGPAGLTASRELSNMGYKVLVIEQNNYLGGGYWLGGYMMNPVTVREPAQKIWDELGVPYKKVADGLYLTPGPHAVSKLIAAACDAGVKFLQLTKFDDLVLKNGRVAGIVVNWMPVSALPRNITCVDPVAFEAKIIIDASGHDSVAVKRLVDRGLAKWKGMEPMFVNDGEEHVVHKTGEVYPGLIAAGMSVTETHGLARMGPTFGSMLYSGKRAAEIAASKIKELER
- a CDS encoding nitrite/sulfite reductase, coding for MSELKQSSPESVKPKINWARIEEADNFAKTVKLFRQGKYDEDSFRRFRLQNGAYGTRMTGDYAMVRIKLPAGEIYPQQLEKISQLSEQYSIGSAHFSTRENIQLHWVILEDVSEIMRGLADVGLTSREACGNSVRNVMCSPLSGVCQDEEFDATPYALATAKFFLRNPMAQNLPRKFKFNFTCCEKHGMVRMVDVGLIPQTRQLDGSTQRGFKVFLGGGLGNRSFVGHQLEEFTPEEDLLYTSIAVMRIFDRLGDRKNLARNRMRYLVNDMGWEKFQNLVLKERAIVRATQSIVTQLDLDQTKDEIKRPIRITDESGSSLPDGYARWLKTTTVKQKQSDYRTVFITLEAGDITSNQLHVLADIVKNFSSEGKARAGFVQNLALRYVHEDDLPSLYSKLLEVGLAKSGSLTMTAPIGCSGTTSCNLALTNSHRLAKEIQRKFLELKLDEDEDLTDSSIKISGCPNSCGQHGIATIGFFGGGARVGKDMYPNYQMSLGGRSDGETMLGLTCLRVPAKRVIPVILKIIEIFKQNKKSGDTLKSWVHRVVNNSEDSEIKSINDIKKVLETMVVPPTKEEDPDFYLDYGSDTSYHTKTGKGECAA
- a CDS encoding site-specific integrase; this encodes MIEQEKIDELGYLDVLRSRDKFLTNKFNKSKSTSTVDFCKGALLSFDKFAFAKFGKDSTEQVIEDIKKLPEARHESIMVDLFQKYLHWKHEDSKASTSVAYYQTAVEYFAYHQLRINHYNLRRDITLPEDPKNMRHALTLTEIRKLIDNSKPKRKALYTVLISSGMRIGETMGLKKRDFDFSQERICITIPAKLTKKNTERQTYISKEAEHYLLPIIKKMNQDELVFSANKDIRKSVDNEILNFWNLRKKTELDAKYDNSTVHKITLHSFRAFFETQASNTHGLEYAHALIGHSGYMEQYYRLSNEDRLEKYIELEPKITIGEDFRNQIKIDKQNKKISELEENTQKIEELENTIQTLQNNLKTRDKDWESSVVKLFEEQAKKFSDPNYIKQLQEKEKL
- a CDS encoding sulfurtransferase, translated to MTKSGKITTDVETLRSEVRDKSVRVIDVRREDDYKQDHIPTAVNLPLATLLSDDSPEKVLKLVNSMGIDNETPVVVYDDTFGALASRVAWTLEYIGHSDVTLLETTYGNWKSMGLESDSQIPEIQNKEHSLNLQPEILATSDYLESAKSRDDVILIDNRERLNYLEQHIPGAISLPYRTLASNDKILRSKEDMKRLLDNRGITGNSEIITYCGSVGTLSGLAYYALKSADLPNAKLYVRSFKEWKNLNKPTEKQADANYWDLSAE